One genomic window of Ruminococcus gauvreauii includes the following:
- a CDS encoding substrate-binding domain-containing protein has product MKKRVLGIMLTLAMAVGLLGGCGNASDIESADEKTEAKTEEGSTETAEKKSAEDLHIVYITPLLASDVWLVSKEGFDAAADEFGFTGDWVGPANIDVDSMIKQMEIAIAEGVDGIITCGLNPEAMVNVMSQADEAGIPVVLVNAGSEIEAPYFAYIGTNGETLGAMAAEEVAKKLGDEAPQVIYVGSTITNSSVIDTTNGYKSVFEGVSGYQELSLEENNDDLATSVDLWQNLFTTYPDVNVCANVSPAGAVGAAQVATEMGLLDKLTIMSIDDTQEVLDLIREGKIYGTMSQNYYRMGYQAAQWIVEYQTEGKEPAEKINDSGTVFVNKDNVDTFGESLRDMSSWK; this is encoded by the coding sequence ATGAAAAAACGTGTATTAGGTATTATGTTGACATTGGCAATGGCAGTTGGATTGCTTGGGGGTTGTGGTAATGCCAGCGACATCGAGTCGGCAGATGAAAAAACAGAGGCAAAGACCGAGGAAGGAAGTACCGAAACAGCCGAAAAGAAAAGTGCGGAGGATCTGCACATAGTCTATATCACACCGCTTCTGGCAAGCGATGTCTGGCTGGTGTCAAAGGAGGGCTTTGATGCTGCCGCAGATGAGTTTGGCTTTACCGGGGACTGGGTCGGACCTGCAAACATTGATGTGGATTCCATGATCAAGCAGATGGAGATTGCCATCGCGGAAGGCGTGGACGGTATCATTACGTGCGGTCTGAATCCGGAGGCCATGGTAAATGTCATGAGCCAGGCAGATGAAGCGGGTATACCGGTGGTGCTGGTAAATGCCGGAAGCGAGATCGAGGCGCCATATTTCGCATACATCGGAACAAATGGAGAGACGCTGGGGGCAATGGCTGCAGAAGAGGTGGCCAAAAAGCTGGGAGATGAGGCACCTCAGGTCATTTACGTGGGAAGTACCATCACAAACTCGTCCGTTATCGATACGACAAACGGGTATAAGAGCGTGTTCGAAGGTGTCAGCGGCTACCAGGAACTGTCGCTGGAAGAAAATAATGATGACCTGGCTACTTCAGTAGATCTGTGGCAGAATCTGTTCACCACGTATCCGGATGTCAATGTGTGTGCGAACGTATCACCGGCGGGGGCAGTTGGAGCGGCACAGGTTGCCACGGAGATGGGGCTTTTGGATAAACTGACCATCATGTCCATCGATGATACACAGGAGGTACTGGATCTGATACGGGAAGGGAAAATCTACGGAACCATGTCCCAAAACTATTACAGAATGGGGTATCAGGCAGCACAGTGGATCGTGGAATACCAGACAGAGGGGAAAGAGCCGGCTGAAAAAATCAATGATTCCGGCACGGTATTTGTAAATAAAGATAACGTTGATACATTCGGCGAATCCTTAAGGGACATGAGCAGCTGGAAATAA